The region GAAAAACAAAGGATATATTTACTTTTCGAATGCTGAATGTGGTAGGAAAAATTCTAAAACAGACAAAGGTATCTGTAATGAGTAAAAATAAATTAGCGGAAACCTATGTTGGAGTAAGGTAAAAATGAGAATATTAGTAATATCTTTTTCTTAAGAGAAAGTGGCCAGTGCAATTTTATATGGTGATGATTTAGCTTCAATTGATGAAACACCAACGATTCTAAACAGAGGCAGTGCAGGTATTGTTAATGAATTTATATTTGCTGGTTTTGAACGTTTTAGAGCATGGATAAATATGCCTGCGATCTTTGGAGCCTCAAATGCAACAAGAGATCATGCTCAAATAGCGAAAAAATTAGATGAATATAATGCTCATGCAAAATTAAATGGAAATAAAGAAGTTCCATTATTTAATGTGGCACATAGTCTAGCTGTATCAGAAAATAAAAATATGTTGAATTGGTCAGAATATATGAACCAAAGCTATAACAATACAAAAGTAACCTACTGGCATTTAGGCGGATCATATCCATCTGCAGAAATAGATAAACAAGCTAAAGGCTTATTTAAAGATGTAGATACACAATACCACGGCGTTAAAGGCGATACGGTTTATTCAGGGGTATTAGGATATTTTATTGGGAATAATCCAAATGCCAAGGAAGTAGAGGGATTAAGTTTTGGTGAGGCTCATTCTGATGCTAATCAGAATATTAATAATTTAAAATATATCTATAATCTCGATAAAAATAATAAAAAAGAAAAAGCATGGGAAAATACAGAAAAGACATTGAGAAAAATCAGCACTTCAGGAGAAAGATATTTTAATAAAGTTAATGGAGGCAATAATGAATAAGTTATTTTTCATTGTTATTTGTATGCTAATTTCATCATGTAGTACTCTAGTTTCATTATATCCAAGATATTCATCACAAATTCCAAGAGATGAAGATCAATGGGTAAATGTAGATACTGGAAAGAGAGTTGATTTTGATTTATATACAGCATGCTATCATGAGGGGATAGAAACATTAAGAAAAAACAATGAAGCTCTTTTTAATAAGGGAGACTCTAAGCATGAAGATTATAAAATAGCTTTATACCACGGAAAATGCTTGTATGAAAAAGGATATAGGTTTTCCACCTCAATATTTTCAATATATTGTCTGCATTATTCAAATGAAAACGAATGTGAAGCATATAAAGAATACAGAAAATGATAAATTTTATGGGGCTGGAGATCGTCATTTTAGTTGTAGAAGATCAAACCTAATCTGACAGTCCCCGTTTAGAATTAGAGCCTCTCCCACAATTTGTGTAAATACCTGTTTCTGAGATAATACATTCAGACACAGGTATTTTATTATGAACGAAAAACAACTTCACGCCTTGGCAGCGGAATTTGCCAAAAACCTAAAAACACCAGAAGATCTCAATCAATTTTCACGGATGCTCAAAAAAATCACCGTCGAGGCTGCATTAAATGGTGAACTGACCGACCATCTTGGTTATGAAAAACATCAGCCTGGAAAAGGTAAAAATGCACGTAACGGTTACACATCTAAGACCGTCATTTGTGATGAAGGTGAGATAGAAATTGAGACGCCTCGTGACCGTGACGGCACCTTTGAACCGCAACTTATCAAGAAAAACCAAACCCGCATCACAGGAATGGATGAGCAGATTATTGCCTTATATGCCAAGGGTTTAAGTAATCAGGAAATCGTTGAAATGTTCAAAGAACTCTATGATGCGGATGTGTCAACCAGCCTGATTTCTCGCGTTACCGACGCTGTGAAAGAACGCGTAATGGAATGGCAAAATCGCCCGCTTGATGCGGTTTATCCAATTGTTTACCCGGATTGTATCGTAGTGAAAGTACGCCAAGATGGACGAATTATCAACAAATCCGTGTTTGTTGCCTTGGGTGTGAATCTTGAAGGACATAAAGAGTTATTGGGGCTTTGGATTGCTGAAAATGAAGGTGCGAAGTTCTGGGCGAATGTGCTGACAGAGCTTCAAAATCGAGGCTTGAAAGACATTTTTATTGCCTGTGTAGACGGTTTAAAAGGCTTCCCGGAAGCCATCAATGCAGTCTATCCTAAAACGAAGATTCAGCTTTGCATTGTGCATTTAGTGCGTAACAGCTTGAAATTCGTTTCGTGGAAAGATTACAAAGCCGTCACTGCAGATTTAAAGCAGGTTTATCAGGCCCAGACGGAAGCACAAGCTCGCGAAAATCTGACCGCACTTTCGCAAAAATGGCAGGCAAAATACCCGCTTGTGGCGAAAGGCTGGGAAGATAACCGGGCAAATATAGCCACATTTTTTGATTATCCGGCTGATATTCGTAAAGCGATTTATACCACGAATGCCGTGGAATCGCTTAATAGCGTGATTCGTCGCGTGATTAAAAAAACGAAATGTATTCCCGACGGATGATTCAGTTTTCAAAGTGATTTAGCTTGCGATTAAAGATGCATCAAAAAAATGGACAATGCCGATTCAGAACCGGAAACCGGCGATGAATCGATTTATGATTGATTTTGGTGATCGCCTAGACGATCACCGTTAAGTTGAAATGGGTGTTTACACAGAATTTGGGATAGGGTCTTGGAACTTATTAGTTTCTGTATTTATCATATATTTCACATATATCTTTATTTGTAGAAGATCAGACTTGATCTGACAAATCATTATAAAAATGAGAGTTTCCCGTTTAGAATATGAGTGTCTAAAATTCAATCTAAACAAAAAAGGAAACTCTCATGTTTTATTCTAACAATCCGCTCATTAAACACAAGACCGGTTTACTCAATTTAGCAGAAGAACTTGGAAACATTTCTCAAGCTTGCAAAGCGATGGGGATGAGCCGAGATACATTCTATCGCTATCAACAAGCCGTAGAGCAAGGTGGTGTTGAAGCATTACTTAATCAAACTCGTCGGGTACCGAATATCAAAAATCGAGTAGACGAGCACATTGAGCAAGCTGTTGTAAAATTTGCTCTAGATTTTCCAGCTTACGGACAAGTTCGAGTGAGCAACGAACTTCGCAAGCAAGGTGTGTTTTGTTTCAGCCGGTGGTGTTCGTTCCATTTGGCTACGTCATAATCTTGCTAACTTTAAACAGCGTTTAAATGCACTAGAGAAAGAAGTAGCTGAGAAAGGCATTATTCTAAATGAAAGTCAAGTCCAAGCCTTGGAACGTAAGAAAGAGGATGATATATCGAGTGGAGAAATTGAAACCGCTCATCCGGGCTATTTAGGTTCACAAGATACCTTTTATGTAGGTAATTTAAAAGGTGTTGGACGCATTTATCAGCAAACATTTGTTGATACTTATAGCAAGGTTGCTTTTGCAAAGCTCTACACAATGAAAACCGCAATTGCCGCTGCAGATATGCTCAATGATAAAGTCCTGCCGTTCTTTGAAGCCCAAGGATTACCGATGTTGCGTATTCTCACCGACCGTGGTAGTGAATATTGTGGCAAGGTGGAAAATCACGATTATGAGCTTTATTTAGCGATAAATGACATAGAGCATACTAAAACGAAAGTGAAGCATCCACAGACGAATGGTATCTGTGAACGTTTTCATAAGACTATCTTACAAGAATTTTACCAAGTCGCATTTAGGAAGAAAATATATACGGATTTAGCGACATTACAAGCTGATTTAGATGAGTGGTTAATGTATTATAATCACCATCGAACACATCAAGGAAAAATGTGCTGTGGCAGAACACCGATGGCAACATTACTTGATGGAAAAGGGATTTGGGCAGAAAAGAATTTAAGCTCAAATTAATCTGACAGACACGGTAATTCTAAACGGGGACTGTCAGATTAGGTTTGATCTTCTACACTTAAATTCAAAACGGAATTTCATCATCAAAGTTATTGCCTTGTGGGCGTTCGTGATCGGCGTAGCCGTCCCATTCTTTCTGTTTTGCTTGTTGCTTTGGCTTGCCTTGTGACTCTTGCGCCCAGTTGTTGTTACTGTTGCCTTGCGGTTTGCTGTCTAGCATTTGGAATATTTCCGCATTAATTTTTACCGTGTTTCGGCTGTTGCCGTTTTGGTCTTTCCATTGTTCTTGTACTAACTTGCCTTGAACCGTAATGCGTGAACCCTTGGTAAGATACTGATTTGCCACTTCCGCCATTTTGCCGAACACGTTTACTGTAATCCAGTGTGTACGCTCAACGCAATTTCCTTGTTTGTCACGGTAATCATCACCTACGGCAAGATTGAAATTAGCGACATGTGAGCCATTTTGAAAGGTGCGCAATTCAGGACTTGCCCTAGTCGTCCTGTGATGACGACAATATTTGTGTCTTTTGGCATGGATTTCTCCTTGAATTATTTCAAAGCATCTTTCAGCGCATTAAGAGCATTATCAAGTTCAGTTGATGTATCAAGAAGTTCATTGAGTAATTTCTCATATTTGCCTTTTGCTTGTACTGCATTGAGAATTAATGGACTTAGAAGTGTTCTAAAATTATGTTTATCTTCCGCTTCTTGCTTTTTGACTTTTGCTAATTCCGCTGCTTGTTTTGCTAAATTTTCTAGCATTTCAGGTGATAATTTTTCTAATTGTTGCATTTCATTTTCCTTAGTTTCTTGTGGTTTGTTTCGTAATTCTTTTTTTATGTCTAGCTTGGTGACCCATAATTTAGGTGAGAATTTATTACTCACCATTTTTATTAATCCAAATTTAATTAGATCATCTAGGATTTTCTTGGCATCATCATCACTGATATGAATTGAGCCAATTTTTGTTTTTTAACACTTTATCAATATCAATAATCCGACCTTGTCTATGTCTATCAGCCCATAGCTGCTCAATAAATACTGTCCCGGCATTTCTTAATGTGACATCTAATTCACTGCTATTAAAATATTCATCAATTAATCTTTTTATATTTTTCACTGTGTAATCTCCAGTTAATAAGCCAGCGCTTTGATTTGTAACTATATCTTTTCCGCGCATTTCTCTTCTTTTTTTATCAGCAAACATAGCTGCTTCAAGTTCTGTTTTAAAAGTCCCAAGCACAGTTAATTTATTCTTAATTGATACTTGTACAGAAAAGGAATTTTTGCCATATGGCATAACATTAATAAAACCAGATTTGCTATGAAATACTGCTCTCATTAATTGATAGTATTGTTTGTCAGATAGAATTGTCATATCAACCTACCAATTCTTCATAATACTTTTGCGCCACTTCAACGCGTTCTTTGATTAATTCGATTTTTTCTTCGTCTCGATTAATCGTTACGGTGGTAATGCGTTTTTTCTGTGGGATTTGCTCGACTAAGTCAATATGCTGTTGCATGTTGTCATAACTTGTGAGCAAATCAATTGGAGTAGGCAATAGCACAAAATCAATTTGCGCTTGTTGGCAATCCCAAAGCCACATATAGCCTTGCATTTGCCAGTCATAGCCTGCTTTTATGGCTTTCTCTTCGGCTTCATCTTCAAAGAAAGGGTGCGTGCCAATATCCCACGAGCATTTTTCATCAATGATTAATTTCCGACTTGGCACATAAATATCACATTCGCCTGTAATCCAATCATTCTCGCGTCTTTCGGTGTTTTTCTTTAACGCCAAGCCACGTGTAAACCCACTTAATTTAATGGCGGTATCTTCAAGCTGTAAGCCTTTTTCAGTTTGTTTATTGCCGTCAAAGTCTCGATAGCCGTATAAATCGTATTTAGCGATTTTTCGTATCGCACTTTTGGCGGTTTTCGTGGGTTGGTCTCGATCTTTTTTTTGCTGTTGGAATGCCGATAATGTCGGCAATTCCTGAACATCTAATTTTGAGCTTGTAGTTCATTTTCTAATCGCTCCAGTTCGTCATACTGTTCTTTGCTAAACTCAAAACCGCCGTCACACAAATCTTGTAGTGTCATTTCTTGATTGAGAATATTTTGCTTACATTTTTCAAAATCATCTTCGCTCACGGGTTTAAAATCACTTCAGCGTCTTCAATTTGATTATCAACATAAGCAAACTCATTTTTTTCCACATCTTTAACAACAGCCTGATCCGCCAATACGGCACTTTGCATTTCTACCGATAACGGTGCTTGTTTTGAGAGCAATAGTTTCATAACAGTTTTTAATGCCATCGCGTCAAAATTATCGCCCCATACAGAGCTTGCCCATTGCCCTTGTTCTTTCTTTTGCAAATAAGTGCGGTAGGTTTGGCTGTATTTTTTGGCGTGTTCATTTACTTCATCGTAGGTCATATAGATTTCTGCGGTGAAATCGTTCAGCAATTTGAAGTAAGCGTAATAACCAACTGGAATTTCACCTTGCGCAGGTTTTTGTTTCCAGTCAAACTCGTAGCCATTAATTGGATCCTCGTTGATTAATTGCTTTTCATATACCGGCACAGCAAACTAATCGCTTAAATTGTCCTGAACGTTGCGCTAATTGAATTAGACCTTTGTAGCCTAGTTGAAATTGCGCTTCTGTTTTTTTTCTCACGCTTGTTTTGATACGGTACGATATAAGCAAAACCTAAACCATTTTGGAGCGGTAGATTTAGCGTTGCTGCCATACAAGCCGCGTTAAATACACTGCCCGGGTCGGCATTGCGTAACATGGCATTGCTGTTTACAATTTGTAGTACGCTTGTCGCAAATGCAGCAGAATTTTTACCTATCAACTCTTGAAATTTCTTTTGAATTGACGGTTGGTTAAAAAATTCTTTGATCGGGAATTTCTTTTCTTGTGTAGTTTGTAGCTGACTCATAATTCAAATCCTTGTTCTAATTTCTTCATAACTAATTCTTCTACGCGGTTCTCAATGGCGCAGTTGAACTTTTTAATGATGTTTAACAACTCGATTTCTGTTTGTTTGGTTTGATAATAAGAGTGCCTTACTAAGGCGTGTTCAAAAAGCACCGGATAGGCTTGGTTCACAATAAATGACTTGTGCCAATTCTCTGCATTTTCTTCATCATCAAC is a window of [Actinobacillus] rossii DNA encoding:
- a CDS encoding heme utilization or adhesion protein, which translates into the protein MASAILYGDDLASIDETPTILNRGSAGIVNEFIFAGFERFRAWINMPAIFGASNATRDHAQIAKKLDEYNAHAKLNGNKEVPLFNVAHSLAVSENKNMLNWSEYMNQSYNNTKVTYWHLGGSYPSAEIDKQAKGLFKDVDTQYHGVKGDTVYSGVLGYFIGNNPNAKEVEGLSFGEAHSDANQNINNLKYIYNLDKNNKKEKAWENTEKTLRKISTSGERYFNKVNGGNNE
- a CDS encoding Transposase and inactivated derivatives, encoding MNEKQLHALAAEFAKNLKTPEDLNQFSRMLKKITVEAALNGELTDHLGYEKHQPGKGKNARNGYTSKTVICDEGEIEIETPRDRDGTFEPQLIKKNQTRITGMDEQIIALYAKGLSNQEIVEMFKELYDADVSTSLISRVTDAVKERVMEWQNRPLDAVYPIVYPDCIVVKVRQDGRIINKSVFVALGVNLEGHKELLGLWIAENEGAKFWANVLTELQNRGLKDIFIACVDGLKGFPEAINAVYPKTKIQLCIVHLVRNSLKFVSWKDYKAVTADLKQVYQAQTEAQARENLTALSQKWQAKYPLVAKGWEDNRANIATFFDYPADIRKAIYTTNAVESLNSVIRRVIKKTKCIPDG
- a CDS encoding transposase, whose translation is MFYSNNPLIKHKTGLLNLAEELGNISQACKAMGMSRDTFYRYQQAVEQGGVEALLNQTRRVPNIKNRVDEHIEQAVVKFALDFPAYGQVRVSNELRKQGVFCFSRWCSFHLATS
- a CDS encoding transposase encodes the protein MCFVSAGGVRSIWLRHNLANFKQRLNALEKEVAEKGIILNESQVQALERKKEDDISSGEIETAHPGYLGSQDTFYVGNLKGVGRIYQQTFVDTYSKVAFAKLYTMKTAIAAADMLNDKVLPFFEAQGLPMLRILTDRGSEYCGKVENHDYELYLAINDIEHTKTKVKHPQTNGICERFHKTILQEFYQVAFRKKIYTDLATLQADLDEWLMYYNHHRTHQGKMCCGRTPMATLLDGKGIWAEKNLSSN
- the ssb_1 gene encoding single-strand binding protein; this encodes MRTFQNGSHVANFNLAVGDDYRDKQGNCVERTHWITVNVFGKMAEVANQYLTKGSRITVQGKLVQEQWKDQNGNSRNTVKINAEIFQMLDSKPQGNSNNNWAQESQGKPKQQAKQKEWDGYADHERPQGNNFDDEIPF
- a CDS encoding phage recombinase, which produces MSEDDFEKCKQNILNQEMTLQDLCDGGFEFSKEQYDELERLENELQAQN
- a CDS encoding phage recombinase is translated as MPVYEKQLINEDPINGYEFDWKQKPAQGEIPVGYYAYFKLLNDFTAEIYMTYDEVNEHAKKYSQTYRTYLQKKEQGQWASSVWGDNFDAMALKTVMKLLLSKQAPLSVEMQSAVLADQAVVKDVEKNEFAYVDNQIEDAEVILNP
- a CDS encoding phage recombinase; this encodes MSQLQTTQEKKFPIKEFFNQPSIQKKFQELIGKNSAAFATSVLQIVNSNAMLRNADPGSVFNAACMAATLNLPLQNGLGFAYIVPYQNKREKKNRSAISTRLQRSNSISATFRTI